Proteins from a genomic interval of Nitrospiria bacterium:
- a CDS encoding NAD(P)/FAD-dependent oxidoreductase, with product MRDVVIVGAGPAGSAMARSLAEEGLDVLLFEEHAEAGDGVICTGVIGREAFERFDLPNGAILGRIDRVRFHSPSGKTVDYRAGSPLAMIVCRKKFDSALARRAVEAGAELRTGSRVRNIAVGTEGVRVEWLRDGEPHELRARLCVLATGFGSGLIRRCGFPGPRHRVQAAQAVIPFRDRKEAGIYLGARFAPRGFGWSVPIGGGLARIGVVTDRLAAQYLRRILRRTEVRSLRTADTGGAVRIQACPIPVGTLDETVADRLMVVGEAAGQVKTTTQGGIYYGLLCAETAARAAVGAFRAGDLSRAALSPYDRSWRARLGAELRLGLLLREFYSGLSDRQVDRLFDLAGLEGVLPLIERKVHFDWHGPVIRSVLNDGFLGAAVRSMLGVAPLPTV from the coding sequence ATGCGCGATGTCGTGATCGTCGGGGCCGGGCCGGCCGGTTCCGCCATGGCCCGATCCCTGGCCGAAGAGGGGCTGGACGTTTTATTGTTTGAGGAGCATGCCGAGGCGGGCGACGGCGTGATCTGCACCGGGGTGATCGGGCGGGAGGCCTTTGAGCGCTTCGACCTTCCGAACGGGGCGATCCTCGGCCGTATCGATCGGGTCCGTTTTCATTCCCCGTCGGGAAAAACGGTCGATTACCGGGCGGGTTCGCCGCTGGCGATGATCGTCTGCCGCAAGAAATTCGATTCCGCGCTGGCCCGCCGGGCGGTGGAGGCCGGGGCCGAGCTCCGGACCGGAAGCCGGGTCCGGAATATCGCCGTCGGGACGGAGGGCGTGCGGGTGGAGTGGCTCCGGGACGGCGAGCCGCACGAGCTTCGCGCGCGGCTGTGCGTGCTCGCGACCGGCTTCGGGTCCGGCCTGATCCGGCGCTGCGGTTTCCCGGGCCCCCGGCACCGCGTCCAGGCCGCGCAGGCCGTGATTCCGTTCCGGGATCGGAAGGAGGCCGGGATCTATCTCGGCGCCCGCTTCGCGCCCCGGGGCTTCGGCTGGTCGGTCCCGATCGGCGGCGGCCTCGCCCGGATCGGGGTCGTCACGGACCGCCTGGCGGCGCAATACCTTCGGCGGATCCTCCGGCGGACGGAAGTCCGGTCGCTTCGCACGGCGGACACCGGCGGCGCCGTACGGATCCAGGCCTGCCCCATTCCGGTGGGCACGCTCGACGAAACGGTCGCGGACCGCTTGATGGTCGTGGGGGAGGCGGCGGGCCAGGTGAAGACCACGACGCAGGGGGGGATTTACTACGGGCTGCTCTGCGCCGAGACGGCGGCCCGGGCGGCGGTCGGGGCCTTCCGCGCGGGCGACCTCTCGCGCGCGGCGCTCTCGCCCTACGACCGGAGCTGGCGGGCCCGCCTCGGGGCCGAGCTGCGGCTGGGCCTCCTGCTTCGGGAGTTCTATTCGGGGCTATCGGACCGGCAGGTGGACCGCCTCTTCGACCTCGCCGGCCTCGAGGGCGTGCTTCCCCTGATCGAGCGCAAGGTCCATTTTGACTGGCACGGCCCGGTCATCCGCTCGGTCCTGAACGACGGTTTTCTCGGCGCGGCCGTCCGCTCGATGCTGGGCGTGGCGCCGCTTCCGACAGTATGA